GGTTCCCAAGTACAACACAAATTCAGCTGTTATCAAGGGGTCTGGGTCGATCAGAAGCGCTCCTTTGGCCCGCGCCGTGCTAGGACCTATCCCCAGACCCATCAGGGTTATCTCGATGGGTTCAGGAACCGCAGCTGGGAAACCACGGGAGCTGGGACTATTTTGCTCGGGTGAGGAGACGCTGTTGCTCTCCTTGCAGGTTGCTGTCAGCTCCTTGGAACTTTACTTCTTTTCTCTAATTGTCCGTGACTGTTCTCTCATGGTCATTTCTCGTAATTAActacattatttaaaatcttgttttctcCCCGTGGGCCTCCCTTGCTCCCCCTGCACTAACTCACCAGGAATGGGCGGGAAAGAGAGCTCTTTAGACGAGGGGAcggaggtgggtgggaggcccGTAGGGAAGCCGCGCGTTTCAATCCTCATCCACCTCTTCGCCTTCAGACTCGTCCCCGCCGCCGCTGCCCCCGCCGCGCCGCTCATAAAGCTTATCCCTCTGCCGCTCCTGGATCTCCTTCATCTCATCCGCATACCGGCAGAAGGCGCCCCCAAACTTGCCCCAGGCCTTGAAGGGAACGGTGATGGCGTTGCGGTAGGACGGCTTCACCTCGCTCACACGCAGAAACACCCCGTACTTGTTGCAGCCCACGTCGAAGAAGAAGCGCTTCGAGTCCACGGTGATGGAGGTGCCCTCCGGCAGCTCCCCGTACAGGCCGCCCCCGGGGCCTGCCGCGCCGCCGCCTGGGCCGCCCGCCAGCTCGTCGTCGTCGCCGCCGTAGTCGTCGATGAGCTTGGCCAGCGCGTCGCGGAACTCGATGAGCCCCTGCGCGGGCAGCGCGATGGTCTGGCCGCTCTGCAGGCCGCCGGGCGCGGGGCCGCCGCGCGTGACCGTCTGGCGGATGCGCAGGAAGCGGCCGCGCTGGTTCTCCTTGAGGTCCAGGTAGTACTTGCGATTCTCGCGCACCAGGAACTCGCTCTTGAGCGCGCGCCGCGGCCCGCCGCCCTcctcggccgccgccgccgccgccacctgctcggggctgctggggcccagctgcGCGTAGTGCTCGATGAAGTCGCCCAGGTAGTCGCGGAACTCGGCGGCCACGGCCATGGACAACGTGAGGCGGCTCTTGGAGCCGCCCGCGCCCACCTCGGCGATCTTGAGGAAGCGGCCCTTGGCGTTCTGCTTCACGTCCAGGTAGAAGCGCTTGTTCTGAATGTCCAGCCGCTTCGAGGCCAGCTCCTGCGTTTCCTGCTCGCCGCCGCCGCGGGACGCGGGCTGGAAGCCGCcgggcccgccgccgccgcgctcGCTGCCGCTGTCGCCGTCCGCCATCTTCTCGGCCGCCGCGCcctggccgccgccgccgcgccctGGCCGCCGCCTGCCGCCCGCCGCGCTCGCGCCCCTGCCCTCCGCCCTGCGGCTCGCTCTCCGGGGCCCCCCAGCCTCGCCGCCGTCCCGCTCACTCTCTCCGGCCGCTCATCGCCGGCCTCCGCCCCCCATcgcccccgcgccccgccccgccactTCCGTCCGGCCGGAGCCCGCTTCCGGCGCGCGCTCGCGTGACGCCACCCGCCACGCCCACAGGCCCTGGCGGCCGGAAAGACCCCGCGCAGCGGCGGTGAGGCGCAGAGAAGTGACGTCACGGGGAGGGGACGGGCCGGGGCCGGAGTGCGGAGGCTGGGAAGGGCGTGGGCACCGTCGGGGTGGCGGGAACGCTGCGTCCCGTTTGTGGTACTGGTTCCCAGATGTGCCAAAACTCATTGAACTGTACGCTTTAAGCGAGTGCGTTTGTTGCCGATGAATTTCACCTGCACGCAGCACGGGTGCTTTGAAGAGAGGCGTTCAAGGAGCGGGGTCAGGTGAACGCGAGCACGACAAGCCCACCTGTGGGGCTGGCGGGAAATAATCCCTGGGAAATAGCATCGTCCCTGAGGTGTGATGAGTGCGCCACTCATCAATGCGGGCTCGCCTTCGTCCGCACGAAACCTCACAGAATGAGTGGCTGGGACGTACGCGGAACGTCATGGCGTCACCACGACGCAGGAAAACGGCGGCGAGGGCTGGACTGGGACGTGCGGGGGGTGCAGAGCTCGGGGGAGGGTGGCGCTGTCCCCGACGCCCGGTGCACAGGCACCGACCACCATTTTCCGTGTCAGCCCAAGAATTCGTGTTTCGTGTGACGCGTGCAAAAACAGGAAGGGGCCAAGGAAGTAAAAAGTCTGGCTTTCTACGGGAGGACGGTCACGAGGCCTGGGTCTGAATCCCGGACCAGCCCTGTGGTCGCAGGCAGCTCGGGAACTCTGTTTCCCTCCTTGTTAAACGGGAGTAATAG
This sequence is a window from Phyllostomus discolor isolate MPI-MPIP mPhyDis1 chromosome 10, mPhyDis1.pri.v3, whole genome shotgun sequence. Protein-coding genes within it:
- the PURB gene encoding transcriptional activator protein Pur-beta, giving the protein MADGDSGSERGGGGPGGFQPASRGGGEQETQELASKRLDIQNKRFYLDVKQNAKGRFLKIAEVGAGGSKSRLTLSMAVAAEFRDYLGDFIEHYAQLGPSSPEQVAAAAAAEEGGGPRRALKSEFLVRENRKYYLDLKENQRGRFLRIRQTVTRGGPAPGGLQSGQTIALPAQGLIEFRDALAKLIDDYGGDDDELAGGPGGGAAGPGGGLYGELPEGTSITVDSKRFFFDVGCNKYGVFLRVSEVKPSYRNAITVPFKAWGKFGGAFCRYADEMKEIQERQRDKLYERRGGGSGGGDESEGEEVDED